Sequence from the Mytilus galloprovincialis chromosome 10, xbMytGall1.hap1.1, whole genome shotgun sequence genome:
actatcatattcaaAGTTATACTAGCAACTTAAAATTAAGAGGCTAATCTTTAGATTTATTGAGGAAAAAAACAGATTGCTCAACAAATGtaggatatatatatatcctccccttttttcacatgaatttttataaacaaaacttctaAACTGCCTGAGGAGTATTGATAAAATTTACTCATTCATGGATCTCAACATGAAGATATGCATAAAGGGAATATAATCATGGTCCCCCATGCTAAAGGGAAGATAGTGgaattatttaacaaattttTCTACAGTCTGAGAGATGTATGGACTGTCTCAGAATCTTGATTTAACCCTCACTTTTATTTCAAATCTGTGTATCCCAAAGTCTGTCTGACTGACAAAATGTCAGATAAAAAAATCATTGGGTCAGACAgcaattttcagtttttttagTTACAACTATACTATGTAGTAGAAAATTGTCAACTTTCTTTTTCGATCAGGACAACCCTAAAACAATTTGGCAGACTGTCAGATGCTTTTAAAGACTTTGAGATGTCTCCGAATCTATTTACTTAAATGTCCCTTCTTTTTTTCAGATGCTTCTAGAGAGATGTATGGACTGTCTCAGGATCTCGCTGCCTCAAGTGATTatgaaaaattggaaaaatcGTTACTTTCTGGACTTCCAAATGAAGTGGACTTTGTAATCAATGTTTGTACCCTTCTGTCCAATGAAGGTCGCCATATTCTACGACTCGATCAATCTAGATATTTACTTACCTTGTTATTGGCTCATATAGGATTGTTTGATTACAGtaagtttttcataaatgaaatttTAGTGTTCGAGACAGCTAATTTCTGGAAACttttaataaactttttaatTGAATCTTTTTACTAGAGTGACTGAAATTTATTTTAGTCAATATACGGATGGATATAGTTTGCTCATACCAATGTTGAAAAGAAGactataaattatttattatctGTTCCACATTATGAATTTTCagtcaaggggaaataactcatttaTTTTAGAAATAGATAGAGAAGGATTTAACGTTGCCAAGCATTCAGATGTGAAACAACAGGATTGATATAACATGCTATGCAATTCAGTGTTTTCTAGAACCATTCAAAAATTACTGATTTGTACAAGCACTTAATGAAACATATGCTACAAGACACATGAAAAAAAAACGGATttgattgttttttaatttgagtaAAAGATGTGTAAAAGatattgaatttgaattatataaGTTAGCAACATGTACTATagataataaattatattttccaGGTAAAGATGGATTAGAAGATCTGTATGTGAATGGTTGGTATAAACATTCTAAAAGAAATTTTGTAAGAGTAAGTATTGTTTGTTCAGTAAACAGATTTCTTGGCAGACTTTTTCAATCTTTAAATTGATTGATAGAATTAAAAGGAATAACTTCAAGTGTTAAAAAGATCTGACAGTTTTACCTAGAAAAGTTGCAAAGTACATATTGATGCAGATGTACATGATTGGTGCCTTTGATAATCAGAGAAAACAGGATGTTTGGTGGAAATACCATAGTATAATTCTATGATATACTGGAACATTTCAAGCTTTTAATGACAGAGTGCTTTTAATGTAGCTAGCTGTTTACATTATAAAATACTGGAAGGTCTCAATACAATAGCTATCAAGCAAAGTATCATTATGAAGCATACATGGTAGGGTCTAATTAAGTGCACAAGAACGGCTAAATTTCTTCTCCAGTTTTGAAtgtatgaaatttttatatatgaattagcATTATTTATGAATTTATTCAAACCATTgttaatactttatttttgtttgttttacagttCTGGTTAGACACAGTAAAAGACAGTTCAGCAAAAATGTTAATATCAAGTACAAGAGAGTGTCAGCTTGGTATGTGTTGTGATatgttcagtttattttttaattatctccctttaaatatcaatgagttatctccctttgaatatcaatgagttatctccctttgaataTCAAAGAAAGAGAATTCAAGTTAGGTTATATACATAAAGATATGAAATACATAATGAATTAATTCtggaaacaatttgttttttattagttttctttttacatattatttgtttcataccaaatacaaaaaaaagttgtcatcacattaataaaaagaatggaatTCACATAGGTAAACTTGTCAAATTAGATTCTGCTTCAGAAATGAATTACTTtgcttttaaagatttaaaattgaGAGTAAAACTGTAAAAGAGTAcaaataaattcattattttcaattttacagtGTTAAATATGCATCATCATCTTTATGTTATGATGTCTACATAAGTATCATTTGATTATTACAGATTCTTTAACGGGAGAGGAGGTATTAAATCTTGGCAGAGACTTGGGCAAAAATGACAAGGAAGGTCAGCGTGTGATGCAGGTGAGTAATTCTACTAAAATATCAACtacaacaataataataatcaggTCAGACTTGTGCACTTTTCAATGAATTGGTTTGtgtaaaaagataagaaaaattcACAATAGCTGTTTGGTCGAAAGAACTTAATATCAAGAGTCTAAGGTTTAACTTAAGTTGCAGTGTTTAAACCTCAAAATTTTATAAACTGTCCAGGTAAATGAGTGGGGATTTGATATATAGCATTTTGTCTCTAGTTATTTTAAGCATCACTTCTAAAGcacaattttatgattttttttcaaacagtaaCAAACCTCCACATTTACAATTCATTAACATAAAGCTGAAAGGTTCTATGGAGAATAATGATGTAACAAGATTAATTGAAATATGTGATACCACCAGATCCTTTAGGTCTTTATATATGTTCATATAAAacaggttcctttataaaacagtctttagagctgaggacaggggactcttagttagttttacttgtacatatatagatatgtgtgtgtgtgttcaactcagttattttattgttgttgttacttttgtttatgtcacaagtataatgttacttatatgacaaataaagattattattatatattttattaaatatatttgcaggttGCTGTGATTTTAAGAAATTTGTCATTTGAAGAAGATAATTGTAAATTTATGGCATCAAGTGACCTAGTATTCAGGTAAGTTTAATAGTACCTATAAATATTGCATTGATGTTTATAATACACACAAATTGTAAATACTCAAACTTGTGCTTTATATTGAAGTTTACTGTGTCGCCCAATAAGTTAACCAATCTTTGAtgtttttgttgcattttgtTTAATTGAAAAGTAAGAAGAAATAATCATTATTTTGAAAGCCAGCTTCATACTTGGAATGGAATGGAAATTATAAGTTATTATTTGTCACATTTCAGATTTTTATTCCTATGTATACACTGTCAGTATGGATCATTGCGGCAGCTGGCTTTAGATACATTTGGAAATCTAGCAGAAAAGGTAAGTATCACTACAGTGTTAAAATGaatagatgttttgataaatatataaatctaAATAACTGCAAAATAGATATTTCTGAAAGTTTATCataaatgttttcaaataatGTTGACGTTTAAGTGCCTGTACTTATTCAGGACTACAATGGCTAAtcactattatatatataaattgttcaaataaaattTGACTTTGTTTTTGCAATACTGGGAAAAGTAGTAATTTTATGAACAAATAAGTAAAGACAAGTTTATTGTAATAAGTTAAAAGAATgtgaattaaattttataaactttGTGTTTTTTTCAGTTGATAATCGATGATGATGCCGACAAGAACCTGATTTTAGATCTTATCAGTAAATGTATCGCATCTAATGATAAATTTGATGTCGTGAGAGGTATGTGAattttaccatatttttattGACCACTAAATCATATCAGGTGATAATAAATATCTGTTAAACCATACAAGATTAATGCAGCTCTAATTCAAGTTCAATGAATTTACTTAACtagtatgttttgaaaatttgtagGAACAATGACATATGTAATATGTGGATATTAAATTAACAGATTATACacaatcaaaataagtttttagaAATGAACATATTTTAGACTCTCTATACTTTATTTCAGTACAAATCATTATGAAAATATCAATTATGCAAAAATATCCACAGCTGACCAATGAATGTAAATAATCTTTCTCTTTCGGACAGTAAATGAACACTTTAATGAACACAAAGTGTTCATTAACTTTTGTGACAGAAGTCATAGtttgtttaaactaaaaaggTATCAAAAAGTACATTTTGATAGAAATTTCCAGATAAAATGTTCCTTATCTCTCTATATCTGTGAAATAATGCTATAATGTACATGATCAAACTTCAATTAAAGACTTAATCACTATTTAGAAGGTTTCTTTCACACTgacaaaattacaaaacattTCTTTGGTTTCTATTGATTTCTGTAGTATAAAATGGACTGATGCAAGTTTAAAGAGGGTAAATAGGTTTATGAGACTGCACATGATTAAGATCAATCATCAAtgtagataaaaaatattttagcagtTTTGGTTGGAGAATGAGAGTTGAAAAGACTAAAAATAAGTTACAATGTTGTACTAATTGTACTAGAGAATGAGAGTTGGTAAAAAGACATGCAAAAAGTTACAATATttgaatacataatacatttaaaaaaaaatgctatttaaagaatgactgttatatttttctgtctatgaagaaatgacataaaaaatgtggtgcacactgaataacgcatgtagcgggttatttaacagtgtgcaccacatcttttatgttatttcgaatagacagaaaaaatattacagccatttcttatgatttaattctaaattccattttaaaccgtgaaaaaatattgatgatgtcacggtcacatgactaaattatgtctatgggctgataacaaaataatgtcagccaatcagaagacgtgttacatccaaaattaaattatttataatggTCAATATTATTTTTAGGTTTGGAAATCTTGGGTAAAATGTGTCAAATTGAAGAGAATGAGCTGCATATATCTGAGGGTTTAGATGAAAGTATATACAGTCAGTTATTCAGACTAGCCTGTGTATTTGACATTCAGCTGATTGTGCACAGTTTAGAAACCTTATATCAATTGTCAGAACTCGGAGAACAGACAAGTACTAGAATAGCTTCGGTTAAAAATGCTGTCAGTAAGTGTTGAGTTTGCAGTAACTTAAGGCATTAACATATAGATATGGTTTGTTTTTAGAATCAAAACTCCTCACACTGGAATGTTAAAAGAGTGCATTGATATACCAAACATTGTGCTGTCACACCCAAATCACTTTAAATTTATTCTCAGTTGGGGAAAAACTTTCTAATTTTATACTCATCAACTatctattatctttttttttaagtgaacAAAAATCATCAGTCATCTTATTCTTGTGACTTGAATGAAAACTAATAatgtaaaatttgcatttttttttttatttcaaattgtagCTTTGATTATCAACCCCTGTGTATAAAAGTATGTCCACAATTTAAACGTTTTCTGTATAGAAAATCAGTTATATATTATTTGGTATCTCAGAATATATCTAAAGCTGTTGTGTTCATGTTTATAGTCTTTTACTTTGTTTTCTCATCAGATTTATTAGTGACACTGTTATCAATAGAGGCTCAGTCCTACGGTCCTAACTCACTGATCGGTATAAAGGTTGTAGAATACTGCCCTCCATCGGGTGTTCCAGGAGAGAGAAAAGTACACGAAAATTCTCCTGTTCCAGTACCTGCTCCTAATACACCTGTTCAAAGTAAGTATTTCTTTAATGATATAAGTAAAACCTGAGCATTCATCTGTCCCAGTATCTGCTCCTTGTACATTTAAAAAGCTGTTTCTGTTCCAGTGCTTTCACATGTACAGACATACTGTAGAAAAATTAATTTTCGTTGGGTTAACATTTCATGGTTTTATCTCTATATAAGATTTTATTGGGATTTAATTTCGTGATTTCTACTAAATGGAAGGGATTAAATTTTCGTGAAggttttaatttcgtggatatattctttcctggtaataaatgaaattaaatcctCCACGATTTTTTTCTTCTGCTTTTACAGTATGAACATATGGTTAATTCTAATGATTATATTTTGaactaaaaaaatagaaaattgataaacAGAACTTGAGGAATACACCATTGAGACATCGACCTATAAACACACAAGAAGCATGTGGAAGCCAACATGTAATCTTTAAACAAGAAACAATATGTCAAGttctaatttatatatcaataACATCAATGTTACTTCATCAGAGTGGTAACAAATATAATGTAAACCAATAAAGTTTTATGAAATGTTAAATATTGTTGTATgcttttatatgaataaaatgtATCAAAAGGCTATATGCAACTTTTCAATGTCCAGTTGGTCTTAAATTCTTTGAACCTAATGTATACAATGTGTGACTAATGAAGTTTAATTATTACAGAAGTACAGCCAGCAGTACTACAGAGTCCACAACAACAACCAGTACCTCCCCCTCCTCCCACTCTACAACCTGGTGTTACATGTGACGTCGAATCTACTACATGTAATTGGTACggtctttgtttacattgtaacGTCAGTCTTTATAAAGTTGAATATTATAGGAAAGGAAATTTTGAGCCTTCTGACTGAAATTGaatatacaaatgaaaaaagTTCTTACATAGAAACAAATCAGAAAACTTTTCAActattcaataaataaaatcaaatcattatgatatgaaaaatttgtAGGAACATCTATTTTTTTAACCTTCCACACCAGCTCAGTTAGTTTAAATTAAAGAGTTTGGAGTGGTAACCTTTTGTTTGTCCACTTAAGGTCTAGTTTCTTGAGATAAAATGCAAATTACTGTGTAGATCAtgaacaaatatttcaatagCCATTTAACAAAAACTTGTTTCAATTTTATACCATTATTTGAATCTGATTTGTGAAGTTGCATTTaatgtttattattaatttttttgcaGGTTGCAAGCTACCTTTGAAATAAAAGGAGATTGTGCTACATCCCAGCTGCATTTATATGCTGAATATGTCCACTTCTGTAAAAAGTACAGTCTACCGCAAATTCTTCCTTCACATTCATTTCACAATAGTGTTAAGTAAGTATTCAAATTATTGTCCTCTGCTGTATAAATCACAAGGGACATAGGAATAGTTTTCCTGCAGGAGTAATGAGACtatgatcattttttttattattttaagaaaatgacAATTTTGCCAACTTTTTACTTGATTGTCTTTAAATGACTATATTTCCAACAATTTATGCAGGAGTTATGGAACTTTGACCATTTATGGACAAGAATGGTCAAATCTACTAGAATGACACCTTATGTATGCAACTCATGTGAAACTGTTTGCCAACAAGAATTCAAACAATTTTTTGTCGTCATGTGTTGGTGACCATACTTTTTACTGTAATTAAGTGTGACTTTTTCTGCTGGTGCTATTTGACTCTTACACTTTTCccatatttaatatttgtttatatttataatataaagaatTGTAATGATGAATtgtattatttgttatttcaggTCTGTTTTTCCGAGAGTACAGGTTGTAGCCAGTGACAGATCAGACGGAACCAAAGAATTATCTTACCATGGTCTCAGTAAACGCCAAGTTTCTCAACCATTTACTATTCACTGTTCAGGTAACATTTTAtcttatttaaacatttaaacaaaaaaataacataatttattttttattgatttgatcatttgatacaaaaagatagatcatataatttgtaatgcatttcTTTATAGTAATTTTGATTGCCCAatactactttaaaaaaaaatcagataattATTTTAGAATGCTTTCAATAACTTTTTGTGACTATAGTTATCATCtattaatatcatttttttttaattgacaaggAATAGATCTTATAGGATATGTAACCAAATTGAATCTCATTTTCTACAAACTAACTCAATAGTTAGAAATTGTTAAGAGAAACTTTCATATGAAATTTAACATGTGAAGAACCTTCTACAGaccatgtatttaaaaaaaaattctatacttCTAAGTCGTTCAAAATTGATTTGCACAAGATGGAAAGCATAGTTGTTGTAGTATGCATGTTGTTTGTTGTGTGTGTATTGCaagaattataaaatttcaatttgtcCATAATTGAAATATTTCTAGACTCTCATATGTTGTCCAATATTAATcatggaaaaaaaattatttatgtacCAGAAACAGTATGAAAACATGAAAAAGTTATACATTTTCTTCCTCTTCAGTTTGATAAGTTGTACAAGTTGAATGAGATTctagaaatatttttgttatggcTCTTTTATCTAGTTTAATTGATTGTCTACTCTGATATGtggaaatattaaaaagatatcagctattacattatttttgacaaacaaatttaaaaagaatttagCATGAAAAATGTAGACAATTTGTTACTAGATGTTTTTGTGTATCCTTGTCTTACTATTGTATAAGCAGAAAGCATCTTAGTATCTATAATTTTTGAATAGTTCAGAAGCATGTGATAAGAGAATTTTTAAAACTTTGGTTGAATGTCAAAAAGCAGTATTTTTAAAAGAACTCTGAGGCATATTTTGAATTTgattgttaattttttatttatttttttcatggaGCATTGAAGCCTTTTGATTTATGAATATGGATATAAAGTATTTTGTGGAAAGAAATTATGCTGCCAAGGGACTGCATCTTCTTGCCTTGCTGCATGACTGTTATATTTAGTGATATATTCAAAAGGCTACTCGCAAGATCAACTTCagaattattcatttaaaaagaaaCCTTGGTTACTTCTGATTCATATAGAAATTTATAGAATCTTCATAATTATGTTGCATTTGTATTCAGAGTTTAAGTTGTGTAATGCACTATTGCTATTTTATAAGGCCAGGaaaattttcaaacttttgtttTTCCCCCATTGTTTGCAATCTTAATGTTTTACAATGAATAATGGAATAAAAGTGAACCTATTTCAATgttgaaaattttataatttttatggcCTAAAGCACATGTGCATTACTTGTGTCAGTATTAACATCTTAAGcaagtaaaaaaaatgataaaataaagacAGATTTTCAAAAACTTGACTTTTGAAAAGAAAGTCTTAAAATACTGCTGTTAGAACAAACTCTTTTTGTTTTTGCATATTTGCGAAAGAAAAGCTGTTTATTGCATGTTTATGAAGATGTTAATATTGAAGAACACATTGCATGTATTGATTGTGTATATAGAAACTAACAAATTGTTACTCAATTcatgggaaaaaaatataaaaaaaggaagatgGATAAAATGAAATGTGTGCTTCaaaaaatttctttctttttttgaaagaaaaattgcACAACTCGTATCTTTGAAAAaatttatattcttaaaatttcatgaaacattTAGTAAAACTATTTAGCTAAAAAGCTGTGAATATGaacagactttttttttatttactttgttATAAAATTTGCTTTTAAGTATGTTCTGAAATAGTTTTTTCCATGAGATGTGTAATGCATGTTATGTAGTGTTGTTTGCTTCTCAAAGTTTGCGTGTTTAGATGTTCCTTCATTTTGCTTTCAGTCAGTAAACCTAGTAGTGTACTGCAAGGCTTTCCATCTGCTAATTCTGATTTAACACAAACGCCAATGTTACGGCAACGTCTTCTGGATCCTCCACGATTATCTCCCTTACAAGCCTCTCCATCACTTCTACCTGTAGGTGGTGCCATAGCCTCCAGTCACAGTGCAATACAGTTAACTGCAGCGTCTCCGGTCATGTCCAAGTCCAAGGCTCTTCTTCATGCAAAGCTGCAACAACCAAAAATACAACAATCTCCCCTGGCTCAGCAAAGTTGGCCCCAGTCACCTCAGCAAACTTGGCCTCCGTCACCTCAGCAACATATTGTCACATCGTCTGGTGCTATTCCTCATGTATCTCAAGGAGTCAGTGTTGTTATTGCCCAGCCGATGGTGGCTGGCATTCCACAGCAAACCTTGCCACTTGTTATTGAAGGAATGTCTGCAGATCATTTGGACTCAGCTAATAAACCAATAGAAACCAAAATGATCAAGAATTTGTTAGCCAAAAAGCTACGACCCCAATCTACTCCAGTCCCAATCTGTCCAAAGATTTCTGAACCATCGTCTAATCCAATGCATTTATTGACATTCACTGCACAACAGAGTAATGTTATCCAAGGACATATTCAGAATCAGCCAATCATACCACAAGTAATCATTCATCAACCAGTGGCTCCGCCTCCACGACCAGTTACACCAAAAGCTGAAAAAACTCCTAAAAAACCAGTTGCATCTAGTCAAAAACCACAAACTCCTGTAAGTCAAAATTCACTAACTCCTGTATCTGAGAGCAAGAGGAAACCAACGAGGAGTAGTTCTAGGGTACCATCACCGAAAGGAACCTCTCCTAAAAGATCATCTTCACCAAGAACAAATTCACCAAAATCACCAAAGACTTATGATCTTGATGTTTGTGGCAAAATTGAAAGAGCAAAAGACCTTACTCAAATTGGCATAGAAGCCAGAATTGAGCATGTTGAAAACAAATCCGTACCAAAGTCAGATCCTTTGCCTGATCCGTCCTCATCTACAGTTGTGCCAGAAAACAAAAGTGAAAATAATGACATTTTTACAAATGgtgaaaatcaaaataattcCTCAACCATATTGTCAGATAGTGCTATTATCACCGACTCATCATCATCATTAGTCGTCTCATCTACCTCTAATCTCATCACAAATGATACCCACCGTAGTTATAATAATGTGTGTGAAACCAAGGAAACATCATGTGACATATTAAAGGACCAATCAGAAAGTCTTTCACTAGAACAGAGTAATCCATCTGAAATCATTTCATCTCATTCTTCATCCACAAACAGTGAATGTGTTAAAAAAGTATGTGATACAAATGATTCtacaaaaagtataaaaacagGTGTAGATGATTTGAAATCGGTAGAAAACAGTTGTGTTCAAACAAATGGTCGGATAAATGgcattaaaaatgaattaaattctGATACTCAACAAAATCTAGACAAAAAGGAAGTTAGTGTTAAATTGAACCATGAAAACAGTTCAAATTTTGGGACAATGAACGGTAATTTAAGTTCACCCGAGGTCATCATTCCTTCTCCGACAGGGGAAACCAACGGGAATAATGAAATGGAAGATCCGTTTGAATCAAGAAAATCACAGGAGTTAAAACAGGCAATTAGCAAAATTGTTGATAAGGTTGGGAAAATGAATGGTGCAATTAATCATAACATTGATGACTATTTGGAGCATAATGGTGAAAATACATTAGTGAATGGAAATGATGATGTAGATTGTAAAGACAATACCGTGAGAGTTGTAGACGCTAATGGTGATGAAGTTATTTTAAGGACAGATGGAGTAGATTTGGTTGTAAACGAAGG
This genomic interval carries:
- the LOC143049975 gene encoding uncharacterized protein LOC143049975 isoform X1 → MANILNKDPLTFQQEKNEFLKELHIFHKNRGTPFEKLPKIGGKEIDLYLLYRRVISFGGLRKIHDEETWNQISADHKMPKACCNGSQALKHIYVRYLDKYERVHFHGEDPNKKEFDDDNDHAPARKKVKLPLFGIPLTYNHEQHKVTDASREMYGLSQDLAASSDYEKLEKSLLSGLPNEVDFVINVCTLLSNEGRHILRLDQSRYLLTLLLAHIGLFDYSKDGLEDLYVNGWYKHSKRNFVRFWLDTVKDSSAKMLISSTRECQLDSLTGEEVLNLGRDLGKNDKEGQRVMQVAVILRNLSFEEDNCKFMASSDLVFRFLFLCIHCQYGSLRQLALDTFGNLAEKLIIDDDADKNLILDLISKCIASNDKFDVVRGLEILGKMCQIEENELHISEGLDESIYSQLFRLACVFDIQLIVHSLETLYQLSELGEQTSTRIASVKNAVNLLVTLLSIEAQSYGPNSLIGIKVVEYCPPSGVPGERKVHENSPVPVPAPNTPVQKVQPAVLQSPQQQPVPPPPPTLQPGVTCDVESTTCNWLQATFEIKGDCATSQLHLYAEYVHFCKKYSLPQILPSHSFHNSVKSVFPRVQVVASDRSDGTKELSYHGLSKRQVSQPFTIHCSVSKPSSVLQGFPSANSDLTQTPMLRQRLLDPPRLSPLQASPSLLPVGGAIASSHSAIQLTAASPVMSKSKALLHAKLQQPKIQQSPLAQQSWPQSPQQTWPPSPQQHIVTSSGAIPHVSQGVSVVIAQPMVAGIPQQTLPLVIEGMSADHLDSANKPIETKMIKNLLAKKLRPQSTPVPICPKISEPSSNPMHLLTFTAQQSNVIQGHIQNQPIIPQVIIHQPVAPPPRPVTPKAEKTPKKPVASSQKPQTPVSQNSLTPVSESKRKPTRSSSRVPSPKGTSPKRSSSPRTNSPKSPKTYDLDVCGKIERAKDLTQIGIEARIEHVENKSVPKSDPLPDPSSSTVVPENKSENNDIFTNGENQNNSSTILSDSAIITDSSSSLVVSSTSNLITNDTHRSYNNVCETKETSCDILKDQSESLSLEQSNPSEIISSHSSSTNSECVKKVCDTNDSTKSIKTGVDDLKSVENSCVQTNGRINGIKNELNSDTQQNLDKKEVSVKLNHENSSNFGTMNGNLSSPEVIIPSPTGETNGNNEMEDPFESRKSQELKQAISKIVDKVGKMNGAINHNIDDYLEHNGENTLVNGNDDVDCKDNTVRVVDANGDEVILRTDGVDLVVNEGDQLIIGSQGTIEVNGLPDEDEDDPMLIDDPPAEADTSDLEVINAVNSIPQETEETPFMKNSAVNSIIQPLPDSETIDAVNSILDMEQEPEEEQSEQAFMDNTSHCYELVGEPSEEETDGDEVIIENEMMLQPSKPVGNDIAASKQCNDAVMYQEDGSATDSATETVDEVTPAVLVTEQPPQAMDTDEKNQTVLILNTEQIVHPPSNIVPEIQKPKEEPQIKPNPPLPESEEVKIRITNEICTTRHVPTPESSRDNELSCDSFASSNTDSDKHSMPSPVASTTQNCHFNLNIIHSNPKSVSSSRPKLPEKKSKKRSRSGSGDSRGSSSTTTVIALEYMCEWSGCKRCFENAKSVFVHVYQIHLSRNPEGYCLWDGCEKLLRKRWSLATHVQDHHCSDSALQTAAIRRFHATQTGAPAQNPRIPALVYPPDAAWQAIRRFTPKPPYPEFMEPREGPVTKHIRLTAALILRNLARYSSLGRSLIKKHESHINYTAMSTVESSTALANCLYEILHDTS
- the LOC143049975 gene encoding uncharacterized protein LOC143049975 isoform X2; the protein is MANILNKDPLTFQQEKNEFLKELHIFHKNRGTPFEKLPKIGGKEIDLYLLYRRVISFGGLRKIHDEETWNQISADHKMPKACCNGSQALKHIYVRYLDKYERVHFHGEDPNKKEFDDDNDHAPARKKVKLPLFGIPLTYNHEQHKVTDASREMYGLSQDLAASSDYEKLEKSLLSGLPNEVDFVINVCTLLSNEGRHILRLDQSRYLLTLLLAHIGLFDYSKDGLEDLYVNGWYKHSKRNFVRFWLDTVKDSSAKMLISSTRECQLDSLTGEEVLNLGRDLGKNDKEGQRVMQVAVILRNLSFEEDNCKFMASSDLVFRFLFLCIHCQYGSLRQLALDTFGNLAEKLIIDDDADKNLILDLISKCIASNDKFDVVRGLEILGKMCQIEENELHISEGLDESIYSQLFRLACVFDIQLIVHSLETLYQLSELGEQTSTRIASVKNAVNLLVTLLSIEAQSYGPNSLIGIKVVEYCPPSGVPGERKVHENSPVPVPAPNTPVQKVQPAVLQSPQQQPVPPPPPTLQPGVTCDVESTTCNWLQATFEIKGDCATSQLHLYAEYVHFCKKYSLPQILPSHSFHNSVKSVFPRVQVVASDRSDGTKELSYHGLSKRQVSQPFTIHCSGGAIASSHSAIQLTAASPVMSKSKALLHAKLQQPKIQQSPLAQQSWPQSPQQTWPPSPQQHIVTSSGAIPHVSQGVSVVIAQPMVAGIPQQTLPLVIEGMSADHLDSANKPIETKMIKNLLAKKLRPQSTPVPICPKISEPSSNPMHLLTFTAQQSNVIQGHIQNQPIIPQVIIHQPVAPPPRPVTPKAEKTPKKPVASSQKPQTPVSQNSLTPVSESKRKPTRSSSRVPSPKGTSPKRSSSPRTNSPKSPKTYDLDVCGKIERAKDLTQIGIEARIEHVENKSVPKSDPLPDPSSSTVVPENKSENNDIFTNGENQNNSSTILSDSAIITDSSSSLVVSSTSNLITNDTHRSYNNVCETKETSCDILKDQSESLSLEQSNPSEIISSHSSSTNSECVKKVCDTNDSTKSIKTGVDDLKSVENSCVQTNGRINGIKNELNSDTQQNLDKKEVSVKLNHENSSNFGTMNGNLSSPEVIIPSPTGETNGNNEMEDPFESRKSQELKQAISKIVDKVGKMNGAINHNIDDYLEHNGENTLVNGNDDVDCKDNTVRVVDANGDEVILRTDGVDLVVNEGDQLIIGSQGTIEVNGLPDEDEDDPMLIDDPPAEADTSDLEVINAVNSIPQETEETPFMKNSAVNSIIQPLPDSETIDAVNSILDMEQEPEEEQSEQAFMDNTSHCYELVGEPSEEETDGDEVIIENEMMLQPSKPVGNDIAASKQCNDAVMYQEDGSATDSATETVDEVTPAVLVTEQPPQAMDTDEKNQTVLILNTEQIVHPPSNIVPEIQKPKEEPQIKPNPPLPESEEVKIRITNEICTTRHVPTPESSRDNELSCDSFASSNTDSDKHSMPSPVASTTQNCHFNLNIIHSNPKSVSSSRPKLPEKKSKKRSRSGSGDSRGSSSTTTVIALEYMCEWSGCKRCFENAKSVFVHVYQIHLSRNPEGYCLWDGCEKLLRKRWSLATHVQDHHCSDSALQTAAIRRFHATQTGAPAQNPRIPALVYPPDAAWQAIRRFTPKPPYPEFMEPREGPVTKHIRLTAALILRNLARYSSLGRSLIKKHESHINYTAMSTVESSTALANCLYEILHDTS